The genomic DNA GGTGCACGTGCGGTAGGGAAACAGCCGGTTGAGCAGCTTGAGCGTCTGTCGCACCGATTTGGCGCTGGTGAACGGTCCGAAATAGAGCGCGCCGTCCCTGAGGATTCGGCGAGTCGTCCCGACGCGCGGGTACGTCTCACCGACCGTGATCTTGACGTAGAGGTATCCCTTGTCGTCGCGAAAGGTGACGTTGAATGGCGGACGGTGCTCCTTGATGAGGTTGTTCTCCAGCAAGAGGGCCTCGACCTCGGAATCGGTGACGATCACCTCGAGATCTGCCACGCGCTGCACAAGGGAAACCGTCTTGGTCGAGTGGTCGCCGCGCCGGAAATAGCTGCGCACGCGGCTGCGGAGGGAGCGCGCCTTGCCGATGTACACCACGTTGCCCTGCGCGCCACGCATGAGGTAGACACCGGGCGCGTCGGGCAGCCCGGCGAGCTTTTCTTCAACGGCGGCGCTGACCGCGGGGGTCACGCTGGGCAATCTCCTTGTCTGGCACGAGAGCAGGCGTTTCCTGGGTCGATTCTAGTGCGATGACATCGCGACCGGCCTTCGGCCCGACCGAGAATTGACGGGAAAGCGCACGGGAAACGCCGCCCGCGCGGGTAGAATGCCGCACAGTCGACCGGTTTCGTGGGTCGCCGAGCCCACGCGCGCGTGAACTACCTGCGTCTGCGGACGATCCTGTTCGTTCTGGGGATCGTTGTCGCCAGCATTTGGCTCTTGCAGTTTCTTTGGGGACTTGTCGGGAACTTCGCGGCCTTGGTCGTGACGCTGCTGCTGGCCTGGATCATCAACCTCATCGCGCTGGAGCCCGTGCGATTCATGCGCCGCTTCCGGATACCACGGTTGCTGGCAGCCACCATCGTCTATCTCGTGATCGCCGGTATCACCGCCCTTTCCGCCTTTTTCATCCTGCCGCCGCTGTTCGCCGAAATCGGCCGGGCCGCCGGAAACCTGACGGCGGGCGCCGCGAATGCCACGCAAATCCTTGAGAACCTGCGCGCGCAGCTGCTGCAATGGGGCGTGCCCCAGGACACCGTGACCGAGGTGGTCACCGGCTTCAATGCACAGATCATCACGCTCGGTCAGGACATCGCCGCCGGAATCTTGGCGTCGACGGGAGCCGTGCTCGGCGGGCTCGGTCTGGCCATCCTCACCTTGATCATTTCGTTCTACATCCTGCTGGGATGGGATATGAACCTGCAGCGGCTGCGCCGCGAATTGCCCGCCGAGTGGCGCGCGCGATTCGACCGCGGCATTCGCTCCGCCGAGCGCACGTTCGGCGGCTGGCTCGGCGGCCAGGCCGTGGCGTCGACCATCTGGGGCGGCGCGGTGGTCCTGATCTTCTTCATCGCCGACATGCCGTTCGGCCTACTGGTTGCCGTTGCCACGGGCTTGCTCATGTTCATCCCGTTCGTTGGCCTCGCGGCCGGCATCGGACTCCCTATCGTGATGGCCCTAACCATTCGCG from Chloroflexota bacterium includes the following:
- a CDS encoding AI-2E family transporter; amino-acid sequence: MGRRAHARVNYLRLRTILFVLGIVVASIWLLQFLWGLVGNFAALVVTLLLAWIINLIALEPVRFMRRFRIPRLLAATIVYLVIAGITALSAFFILPPLFAEIGRAAGNLTAGAANATQILENLRAQLLQWGVPQDTVTEVVTGFNAQIITLGQDIAAGILASTGAVLGGLGLAILTLIISFYILLGWDMNLQRLRRELPAEWRARFDRGIRSAERTFGGWLGGQAVASTIWGGAVVLIFFIADMPFGLLVAVATGLLMFIPFVGLAAGIGLPIVMALTIRVDLAIWVGISVAVLSLVIENIVKPRVMGTALGVNPLIVILSVIIGGVAAGFWGIVFGIPIGALIWTFLRWGALEVLHAQARLHEHPDEPAPQPAAAPAEEADGANGATLPEEAKEPSQGVRA